The genomic window GCCACGCCGGCGGCGTCACTTTTGCCGATGGGGGTGGCGCGGTTGATGATGATGTCCAGGTGCAGACCGTTGTGCTGCAGCAGAACGGATGAAGGTGTTTTAGCCTCGCCCTGGAAACCGATGAACTGCGACTTGTCTGCCAGTTTGGAGGTAGAGCCATCCTTCAATGTGACCACCAGGTCACCGCCCTTGACGGCGTAACCGGTGGAGCCCACGTGTGAACCCTTCTTCAGCGGCGCCGTACGGTCCAGCACATGGCGTGCATATTCAATAACCTTCTTGCCACGTTTGGCGTTGTAGCCCTTTGGCCCAACCTTTTCGCAGCCTTTTTCTTCGCTTATCACATCCGTGCCATACAGCGCGTCATACAAGCTGCCCCAGCGTGCGTTGGCGGCGTTCAGCGCGTAACGGGCGTTCAGCACCGGCACCACGAGTTGTGGGCCGGCTTGTTTGGCCAACTCGGCATCCACATTGCTGGTCGTGATCTTGGCCTTCTTGGGGCTCTCCACCAGGTAGCCGATTTTTGTCAGAAAGGCCTTGTAGGCGGGCATGTCGGTGATGGGGCCGGGGTTGGCGGTGTGCCAGGCATCCATCTCGGACTGGATGCGGTCGCGCTCAGCCAGCAGGGCGATGTTCTTGGGGGCCAGGTCGGCGACGATGGCGTCAAAACCCTTCCAGAAAACCTCGGGCGTTACGCCGGTGCCGGGCAACACCTTGTCTTCAATGAATTGGTGCAGAACGGTGGCCACTTGCAGGCCATGTGCAGCGGTGCGGGGGGTAGAGGATGGGGTGGTCATGGGAGAACTCTCCTAGAGTGATACGGGAATGGCTCTACTGTATTCGATACTTGTTGTGCGACTATATGGAGAAATATCAATCTATTCGTGACAATAAAGCGTGTAATCAGGTGCGGCCCCGCAGCATGTGCAGCAACACGGCCGCACCCACCAGAAAACCCGCGCCTGGCAACAGCGCCAGTGCACTCATCACCGCGCGTTTTATCCCGCCCCAGTCCAGATCGGCCGTGCAGCGCCAAACGCCAAAGGCACTCACCAGGCCCACGACCAGGGCGATGGGCTTAAAACTGCCCTTGCCCAGCGAGGTGATGAACATAAACCACAGCACAAAACCGAACATGCCCAGGCCCAGCGCCAGGTGGCCTACATGCAGGGCGGGGCGCGGGGCAGGCGTGTCTTGCCAATGCGCGTCGTCGTCCTCGTCTTCATCTTGCAGCGGCCGCGGTTGGCGGGACGATGGGCTGGGAGCCGTGGCCACGGGCAAAGCGCCCGCTGCAGCGGGCGGCACGGCGCGGGCCAGCGCTGCATGGCGCGCGTTGATCACGGCGGGCAGTTGTTTCAGATCGCGGCCCAGCTCCTGCGCCAGCGCCATCACTTCCTTGGAGTCGGCCGGGGTGGTGGCCATCAGGGCCAGTGTCTCCGGCTGCTCGACGCAGTATTTGGCGGCACGGGTGCGGGCCAGCTGCATCACGGCCTTGGCCGCCACGTCGTCGCGCGGCGTGCCGACCTGGTCCCACAGACGCACCGCCAGCCAGAACAGGCCGCGCGGGCTCTCCAGTGCGGCCGCGCGCATCAGCAGTTGGGGCACACGCGCCAGGTTGCGCTGGCTGGTGGGGTCCTTGAGACGCTCGGTGTCTTGGCCGGGGCGACGGCGAACGCTCTTGTCATACAGGTACTGGGCCAGAAAGTTCAGCCCGTCCACATCGTCCTGGGCCGCTGCGGCCTCCAGCAGGGCCAGCCCGCGCGCCATGTCCACCGGCACATTGCGCCAGCCGCGCAGCAGCACGTCGCCCAACAGGGCCTGGGCCAGGCTGAAGTTCTGGGCGGCAGAGCGCTCCAGCCACAACACGGCCAGTTTGACCAAGGCCGGCGTACCCTTGCCCGGGGCCTGCATGAACTTCAGCGCGAGTTTGCACTGGGCTTGCGGGCTGCCACCTTCTGCGCGGGCAACCAGGGCTGGCTCCACGCCCAGTGCCGCAGCTGCTTCGGCGGTGGCTGCGTCAGGAAGCGCGGCAGGGGCTGCACCACCATCGCCCGTGCCCTGCGTGGAAGGCGCACGTTGCAGTTCAGCGTCCACAAAGGCGACCAGGTCGGTGGTATTGCGCAAACCGTCCAGCAGTTGCGTCTGCAGTGATCGGTGCGCGGCCGGCACCTTGTCCAGGCACCAGCGCACCCGTTTGTCACGCTCTGGTGCCGTGCCACCCAGTTGGGCCAGCGCAGCGCCCAGGGCAGGGTGCGGCGGGGCCTTGCGGCCTTGCACAACCATCAGGGCCCATACGGTCAGCGCCTCGGGCAGGCGCTGGGGGGCGAGGCGGCGGCATTCCAGCCAGGCGGCGTTCCAGTCTTTGCGGACCACCGCATCGTCCAGACGGCAGGTGAACGAGGCGGCACTGTTCGGGCCTAGTGTCAGCACCTCGCCATGGGCCAGGTAGACCACACCGTTCTGGCCATCCATCACGTGCAGGCCCAGGTCATTGGCCTGCACGATGAGGTGGTTGAAGCTGAGCTCAAAATTGTCATCCCGTGCCCACAGGCCAATGTTGTAGGCGCGGTCCTTGTCGGGGCTGCTTTCCATCAACTCCAGGCCATGGTCATACATGTCGCCTTCACCGTCTTCCGTGTCGGGGAAGCGGGCCGCAAGGGCGCGGGCCAGCGCCAGGAAGCGCGGCTCGGGTGCGGCGCCCTCGGTGGCCCACACGGCATCGAGCTGGGCTTGCGCCTGCATCACGGTGGTGGGCAAGGGCTGGTCGGTGGGCTGGGGCCAGGCGGTCAGGGTAAAGCTCATAACAGGGCGTGGGTGTTTGGAGTGGCAGGAATCTTAGCGGAGCTGCATTGCATCCGTGGGCGATTACGATATGCAGAAATCACAATCCATTTGTGACCATTCAGGATGTAGTTCATGCCCCCAGCCGAAGCAAAAACCCTGCCGTTAAGTGGCATCCGCGCACAACGGGCAGAACATGATGTTGTACAAAACCCGCATGACCCGGAAGCCAAGGAGGCGACATGACTGAACACTGGAACAGTCTGGACCTGACCAGTCTTGCCGAGTCCAGCGACCTGGAGTGCAAGGCCGCCCAAGGGCGCGATGGGCGGGGTGAGTTGCCTGAGGATGTGTGGAGGAGTTATAGCGCCATGGCCAATGCCGAAGGCGGGGTGATTTTGCTCGGAGTGCAAGAGAAGCCTCGCGGCGTGTTTCATGCCATTGGCATTGCCGATGTGGAACGCGTGCGCAAAGCCCTGTGGGACAACTTGCACAACCGCAAGCAGGTCAGCCATAACTTGCTTACTGAGCAGGATGTGGACTTGGTGCAGATAGACGGCGCCACCGTGTTGCGCATCCGCGTGCCACGCGCAACGCGCCATCAGCGGCCCGTGCATGTGGGCAGCAATCCTTTCGGTGGCACGTATTTGCGCCGCTACGAAGGGGACTACCAGGCGGATGACGAGGCCGTGCGCCGCATGATGGCCGAGCGCGTAGAGGACTCACGCGATGACCGCGTACTCAAGGGCTTTGACTTTGACGATCTGGATATGGACACTGTGGCAGCCTACCGCAACCGATTTGCGGCAGTTAAACCAGGGCATGTGTGGACGGATTTGACGTTGCCAGAGTTCATGGAGCGCATTGGCGCATTTGGCAAGAATCGCGAGGAGGGCTACAGCGGCTTGCGATTGGCGGGCTTGCTGATGTTTGGTCGTGCCGAGGTGATACGCGATGCCTTGCCGCATTACATGGTGGACTATCAAGAGCGTCCAGAGCCTAGAGCAGAGAAACGCTGGGTGGATCGGCTAGTGCCCGACGGTAGCTGGTCGGGCAATGTGTATGACTTCTTTCGTAGGGTGTACCAAAAGCTCACGGCAGACCTGAAGGTACCCTTTCAGTTGCAGGAAGGACAGCGCTTGGACGATACGCCCGTGCATGAGGCGTTGCGAGAGGCATTGGCCAACACCCTCATTCACGCGGATTTTTCGGGGCGCGTGTCGGTGATGGTGGTGAAGCGGCCCGATATGTTTGGGTTTCGCAATCCGGGCTTGATGCGTGTACCGTTGGAGCAAGCGGTACTGGGCGGCAATAGCGATTGCCGCAACCGCCGTTTGCAAACCATGTTTCAGTTGGTAGGTTATGGCGACCATGCGGGGTCGGGGTTGCCCAAAATTTACCGTAATTGGGCTGGGCAGCATTGGCGGCGACCCGTGCTGCATGAGTTGCGCGAACCCGAGCAAACTTTGATGGAGCTGCGCATGAGCAGCTTGGTGCCTGATGAAGTGTTAGTGGACTTGCGGGCACACTTTGGCGTGCACTTTGAATCATTGCCAGAATTGGCGCGTTTGGCGTTAATTACCGCCAGTGCTGAGGGCGTGGTGAACCACGCACGTATGCGTGATGTGTCCACCGATCACCCAGCGGACATCACCAAGATGCTGGCGGGTTTGGTTCGGGATGGGCTGTTAGCCACTAAGGGTACTGGGCGTGGAATGGAATATTTCTTGCCGTGGCAATCTCAGGCTGTATCTATAGTTTTTGAGGCAGGGGGAGAAGTAGGCGTTCCACCGGAGCTAGACGGGAAACCACCGGAGTTTGAATCCAAACCACCGGAGCTTGGTGGAAGTCCACCGGAGTTTGGGACCTATTTAGACTGGAAATCCATCCCAGATAGTCTGAAGTCGGAGTTGTTGTCGCTGGCGGAGCCGGTTGCCAACCGTGGAAAGGTCAATGCACCGGTGCTTCGCGACGCAATCCTTGCCTTGTGCCAAGGACGGTTCTTGGGGCTGCGTGTGCTGGCACATGCCCTTCAACGTGACAGTGACGATCTGCGCAAGCGAACCCTGACACCTATGGTTCAAGAAGGTGTTTTGCGGGCAGCCTACACGGCGGCGCGCGACCCGCGCCAAGCCTATACGTCCAATACTACGAAGCCATAGACATGAACATCTCCACTTTCTTCCAGACGGTTTGGAACTTCTGCCGCACCCTGCGCGGCGATGGCGTGGGCCTACGCGCATGACGACTGCCACTCCCCCATCTGAGCGCCTCCCCCTCGCCGGCATCCGCGTCGTTGAATTCACCCACATGGTGATGGGCCCCACCTGCGGCATGGTGCTGGGCGACCTGGGGGCCGAGGTCATCAAGGTCGAGCCCCTGGCGGGCGACAGCACCCGCAAGCTGCTGGGCAGTGGCGCCGGTTTCTACCCGCTGTTCAACCGCAACAAGAAAAGCATTGCGGTGGACATGAAAAGTGCCAAGGGCCGCGAGGTGGTGCTGAAGCTGGTCGCCACCGCCGACATCGTCAGTGAGAACTTCAAGACCGAGACCATGCAAAAGCTGGGGCTGGATTACGCGGCCCTCAGCAAGCTGGATGACCGCCTGATCTACGTCAGCCACAAGGGTTTTCTGCCCGGCCCCTACGACCACCGCACCGCGCTGGACGAGGTGGTGCAGATGATGGGTGGCCTGGCCTACATGACCGGCCGGCCTGGTGACCCGTTGCGCGCGGGCAGCAGCGTCAACGACATCATGGGTGGCATGTTTGGCGCGATTGGCGCCATGGCTGCACTGATGCAGCGCCAGCAGACTGGCAAGGGCCAGGAGGTGCAAAGCGCGCTGTTCGAGAACAACATCTGGCTGGTGGCCCAGCACATGATGCAGTTTGCCGTGACCGGCAAGGCCGCCGCGCCCATGCCCGACAAGATCTCACCCTGGGGTGTGTACGACGTGTTCAGCGTGCAGAACGGCGAGCAGATCTTCCTGGCCGTGGTGGGCGACGGGCAGTGGAAGACCTTTTGCGACGCCTTTGGTTACGGCGACCTCTTTGCCGACACCCGCACCACCACCAACAACGACCGCGTGATGGCACGCAGCTGGCTGATACCGCTGCTGCGTGAACGCCTGGCGCGGTTCACGTCAGCCGAGTTGTCCAAAACCTTTGAAGCCCACGGCCTGCCGTTTGCCCCTATCACCGATCCGCAGCATTTGTTTGACGACCCGCACCTGCAGCAAACCGGTGGCCTGGCGCCCATGACGCTGCCCGATGGCCGCAAGACCCAGGTGCCGTTGTTGCCCATCAAGCTGGGCGGCGAACGCCTGGGCCTGCGGCTGGACCCGCCCAAGTTGGGCGAACACACCGACGCGCTGCTGCAAGGCCTGGGTTACTCTGCGGGCGATGTGGCCGCACTCCATGCAGAGGGCGTTGTGCTATGAAAATTATAGCTATACCGGTATATTTATCGGGGGCTAGAGGCCTATTTCATTCAAGCGGTCTTGGCTAGCCATGGACAAGCTCAAACAACTGGAGTCCTTTGTATCGGTGGCCACCCGCGGCAGCCTGACCGCGGCCGCCAATGCCGAGGGTGTGGCCCCTGCCATCATGGGCCGCCGGTTGGACGGTCTGGAGGAACGCCTGGGCGTGAAACTGCTGCTGCGCACGACGCGGCGCATCACCCTCACGCACGAAGGCAGCGCCTTTCTGGAAGATTGCCAGCGCCTGCTGGCGGACCTGGCCAACGCCGAGGCCAGTGTCAGCGCCGGGGGTATCAAGGCCAGCGGCCACCTGCGCATTACCGCGCCCGCGGGTTTTGGCCGCCGCCATGTTGCGCCTTTGGTGCCACGGTTTCGCGAGCTGCACCCCGAGGTCACGATCTCGCTGAACCTGAGCGATCGTGTGGTGGACATTGCCGGCGAGGCCTATGACTGCGCGGTGCGGGTGGGCGATATGCCGGACTCGTCGTTGGTGAGTGTGCGTATGGCCGACAACCGCCGCCTGTGTGTGGCCACACCGGCCTATCTGAAGCGCCATGGCACGCCGCAGACCCCGGCCGACCTGTCGCGCTTCCACTGCCTCACGCTGTCCAGCGACGCATCACAAACCCGGGGCTGGGCGTTCAAACACGGCGACGGGGAGGTGGTCTACCTCAAACCCGCCGGCCCGCTGGATTGCTCCGACGGCCAGGTGTTGCACGACTGGTGCCTGGCCGGCTACGGCATTGCCTGGCGCAGCACCTGGGAGGTGGAGTCTGAAATAGCGGCGGGGCAACTGGTGGCGGTGTTGGAAGACTATGCCGCACCGCCCAATGGCATCTACGCCGTGTTCCCCCAGCGCAAACACCTGCCACTGCGCGTGCGGCTGTGGATCGACTTTCTGAAGGACTGTTACGGTTCCCCCGGGTTTTGGCGAGCGCTATCAAAATAGTAGCTAACGGCTGATGCAGTGCGGGGGCGGTAGCACTGTTGCGTGAATGCCGATTCTTGCGCGCGCAAGGGTTCCAACGGTTGCGGCTTCTGCGTTTCGATGCGATGCTGCGGCACGTCGTATCCGCACCCAGCGGATAAAAATACTCTTTGTCGTTGGAAGCAAAAAGCAGTATGAACAACATTGTTTTACCGGGCCGCGCGGGTCATGCGGGCGAGGCGGGCGCGACCGTCCACCCGCCCGAAGTTGCAGACCTCATCGTTGCCTACATAGAACAGCTCGGTGTGGAATACGTCTTTGGTGTTCCCGGTGGTGCCATCGAACCGCTGTACAACGCA from Rhodoferax sp. AJA081-3 includes these protein-coding regions:
- a CDS encoding SEL1-like repeat protein; translation: MSFTLTAWPQPTDQPLPTTVMQAQAQLDAVWATEGAAPEPRFLALARALAARFPDTEDGEGDMYDHGLELMESSPDKDRAYNIGLWARDDNFELSFNHLIVQANDLGLHVMDGQNGVVYLAHGEVLTLGPNSAASFTCRLDDAVVRKDWNAAWLECRRLAPQRLPEALTVWALMVVQGRKAPPHPALGAALAQLGGTAPERDKRVRWCLDKVPAAHRSLQTQLLDGLRNTTDLVAFVDAELQRAPSTQGTGDGGAAPAALPDAATAEAAAALGVEPALVARAEGGSPQAQCKLALKFMQAPGKGTPALVKLAVLWLERSAAQNFSLAQALLGDVLLRGWRNVPVDMARGLALLEAAAAQDDVDGLNFLAQYLYDKSVRRRPGQDTERLKDPTSQRNLARVPQLLMRAAALESPRGLFWLAVRLWDQVGTPRDDVAAKAVMQLARTRAAKYCVEQPETLALMATTPADSKEVMALAQELGRDLKQLPAVINARHAALARAVPPAAAGALPVATAPSPSSRQPRPLQDEDEDDDAHWQDTPAPRPALHVGHLALGLGMFGFVLWFMFITSLGKGSFKPIALVVGLVSAFGVWRCTADLDWGGIKRAVMSALALLPGAGFLVGAAVLLHMLRGRT
- a CDS encoding CaiB/BaiF CoA-transferase family protein encodes the protein MTTATPPSERLPLAGIRVVEFTHMVMGPTCGMVLGDLGAEVIKVEPLAGDSTRKLLGSGAGFYPLFNRNKKSIAVDMKSAKGREVVLKLVATADIVSENFKTETMQKLGLDYAALSKLDDRLIYVSHKGFLPGPYDHRTALDEVVQMMGGLAYMTGRPGDPLRAGSSVNDIMGGMFGAIGAMAALMQRQQTGKGQEVQSALFENNIWLVAQHMMQFAVTGKAAAPMPDKISPWGVYDVFSVQNGEQIFLAVVGDGQWKTFCDAFGYGDLFADTRTTTNNDRVMARSWLIPLLRERLARFTSAELSKTFEAHGLPFAPITDPQHLFDDPHLQQTGGLAPMTLPDGRKTQVPLLPIKLGGERLGLRLDPPKLGEHTDALLQGLGYSAGDVAALHAEGVVL
- a CDS encoding LysR family transcriptional regulator, with the translated sequence MDKLKQLESFVSVATRGSLTAAANAEGVAPAIMGRRLDGLEERLGVKLLLRTTRRITLTHEGSAFLEDCQRLLADLANAEASVSAGGIKASGHLRITAPAGFGRRHVAPLVPRFRELHPEVTISLNLSDRVVDIAGEAYDCAVRVGDMPDSSLVSVRMADNRRLCVATPAYLKRHGTPQTPADLSRFHCLTLSSDASQTRGWAFKHGDGEVVYLKPAGPLDCSDGQVLHDWCLAGYGIAWRSTWEVESEIAAGQLVAVLEDYAAPPNGIYAVFPQRKHLPLRVRLWIDFLKDCYGSPGFWRALSK
- a CDS encoding RNA-binding domain-containing protein, producing MTEHWNSLDLTSLAESSDLECKAAQGRDGRGELPEDVWRSYSAMANAEGGVILLGVQEKPRGVFHAIGIADVERVRKALWDNLHNRKQVSHNLLTEQDVDLVQIDGATVLRIRVPRATRHQRPVHVGSNPFGGTYLRRYEGDYQADDEAVRRMMAERVEDSRDDRVLKGFDFDDLDMDTVAAYRNRFAAVKPGHVWTDLTLPEFMERIGAFGKNREEGYSGLRLAGLLMFGRAEVIRDALPHYMVDYQERPEPRAEKRWVDRLVPDGSWSGNVYDFFRRVYQKLTADLKVPFQLQEGQRLDDTPVHEALREALANTLIHADFSGRVSVMVVKRPDMFGFRNPGLMRVPLEQAVLGGNSDCRNRRLQTMFQLVGYGDHAGSGLPKIYRNWAGQHWRRPVLHELREPEQTLMELRMSSLVPDEVLVDLRAHFGVHFESLPELARLALITASAEGVVNHARMRDVSTDHPADITKMLAGLVRDGLLATKGTGRGMEYFLPWQSQAVSIVFEAGGEVGVPPELDGKPPEFESKPPELGGSPPEFGTYLDWKSIPDSLKSELLSLAEPVANRGKVNAPVLRDAILALCQGRFLGLRVLAHALQRDSDDLRKRTLTPMVQEGVLRAAYTAARDPRQAYTSNTTKP